Proteins encoded in a region of the Perca fluviatilis chromosome 8, GENO_Pfluv_1.0, whole genome shotgun sequence genome:
- the zgc:174862 gene encoding extensin — MDLIRRATGPYTSVEDSVLNLCFTIFRTVEKVKVNRERCNQISDRVKSLERLVLTIKQKGPGQNSATVEATLRDLCVTLDSVAKEMEKLSKTSALKNALKSNQEDKFWKMDRTLTDILHVLSGTLNIEQGNALYATPLPTPSPMAPATMCSPPAFMNNPSPMHPETKCSPPAFMNNSSPMHPETKCSPPAFMNNPSPMPTADMCDPPEYTPSPMASTTMCDPPAYTPNPMPPATMCNPPAYTPSPMASTNMCNTPAYTPSPMASTNMCNTPAYTPSPMASTNMCNTQTTTYYASPMASTNMCNTPAYTPSPMASTNMCNTQTTTYYTSSRASTVMCNRPVATYYTSPMAPTVMCNPQTTTYYTSSMAPTVMCNPQTTTYYTSSMAPTVMCNPPATMRSYRPVVLGAMAPRLVSPQATVITVKSNYGYSSPF, encoded by the coding sequence ATGGATCTAATCAGGAGAGCCACGGGACCGTACACATCCGTTGAAGATTCTGTCTTGAACCTGTGTTTTACAATCTTCCGCACTGTTGAGAAAGTGAAGGTCAACCGGGAGCGCTGCAACCAAATCTCAGACAGAGTCAAATCGCTGGAGAGACTGGTTCTCACTATCAAACAGAAAGGGCCGGGCCAAAATTCTGCCACTGTGGAGGCCACTCTGAGGGATCTCTGCGTCACTCTGGACTCTGTCgccaaagaaatggagaaattatCCAAAACCAGCGCTCTTAAGAACGCCCTGAAGTCCAACCAAGAAGACAAGTTCTGGAAGATGGACAGAACCCTCACTGATATCCTCCATGTCCTGTCTGGGACTCTAAACATCGAGCAGGGCAACGCACTGTACGCAACCCCTCTGCCTACCCCCAGCCCCATGGCCCCCGCGACCATGTGTAGCCCCCCAGCCTTCATGAATAACCCCAGCCCCATGCACCCCGAAACAAAGTGTAGCCCCCCAGCCTTCATGAATAACTCCAGCCCCATGCACCCCGAAACAAAGTGTAGCCCCCCAGCCTTCATGAATAACCCCAGTCCAATGCCTACCGCGGACATGTGTGACCCCCCAGAGTATACCCCTAGCCCCATGGCCTCCACGACCATGTGTGACCCCCCAGCGTATACCCCTAACCCCATGCCGCCTGCGACCATGTGTAACCCCCCAGCATATACGCCCAGCCCCATGGCCTCCACGAACATGTGTAACACCCCAGCGTATACCCCTAGCCCCATGGCCTCCACGAATATGTGTAACACCCCAGCGTATACCCCTAGCCCCATGGCCTCCACGAACATGTGTAACACCCAAACGACCACATATTACGCCAGCCCCATGGCCTCCACGAACATGTGTAACACCCCAGCGTATACCCCTAGCCCCATGGCCTCCACGAATATGTGTAACACCCAAACGACCACGTATTACAccagctccagggcctccacgGTCATGTGTAACCGCCCAGTGGCCACATATTACACCAGCCCCATGGCCCCCACGGTCATGTGTAACCCCCAAACGACCACGTATTACACCAGCTCCATGGCCCCCACGGTCATGTGTAACCCCCAAACGACCACGTATTACACCAGCTCCATGGCCCCCACGGTCATGTGTAACCCCCCAGCGACCATGCGTAGCTATAGGCCAGTGGTCCTAGGCGCCATGGCCCCAAGGCTTGTTTCACCACAGGCTACGGTAATAACTGTTAAATCAAACTATGGTTACTCCTCTCCCttctaa